The following are from one region of the Pecten maximus unplaced genomic scaffold, xPecMax1.1, whole genome shotgun sequence genome:
- the LOC117320509 gene encoding histidine-rich glycoprotein-like yields MREGINTTGHHHPQGMRDVTNTTGHHHPQGMRDGNYTTGHHHPQGMREGNNTTGHHHPQGMRDGNYTTGHHHPQGMRDGTNTTGHHHPQGMRDGNNTTGHHHPQGMRDGTNTTGHHHPQGMRDGTNITGHHHPQGMRDGTYTTGHHHPQGMREGNNTTGHHHPQGMRDGKTYE; encoded by the coding sequence ATGAGAGAGGGTATTAATACCACAGGCCACCATCATCCACAAGGAATGAGAGATGTTACTAATACCACAGGCCACCATCATCCACAAGGAATGAGAGATGGTAATTATACCACAGGCCACCATCATCCACAAGGAATGAGAGAGGGTAATAATACCACAGGCCACCATCATCCACAAGGAATGAGAGATGGTAATTATACCACAGGCCACCATCATCCACAAGGAATGAGAGATGGTACTAATACCACAGGCCACCATCATCCACAAGGAATGAGAGATGGTAATAATACCACAGGCCACCATCATCCACAAGGAATGAGAGATGGTACTAATACCACAGGCCACCATCATCCACAAGGAATGAGAGATGGTACTAATATCACAGGCCACCATCATCCACAAGGAATGAGAGATGGTACCTATACCACAGGCCACCATCATCCACAAGGAATGAGAGAGGGTAATAATACCACAGGCCACCATCATCCACAAGGAATGAGAGATGGAAAAACGTATGAATAG
- the LOC117320508 gene encoding histidine-rich glycoprotein-like, which produces MREGNNTTGHHHPQGMRDGNNTTGHHHPQGMREGNNTTGHHHPQGMRDGNNTTGHHHPQGMRDGTYTTGHHHPQGMRDGTNTTGHHHPQGMREGNNTTGHHHPQGMRDGTNITGHHHPQGMRAGTYTTGHHHPQGMRDGTNITGHHHPQGMRDGNNTTGHHHPQGMREGTNTTGPPSSTRNERG; this is translated from the coding sequence ATGAGAGAGGGTAATAATACCACAGGCCACCATCATCCACAAGGAATGAGAGATGGTAATAATACCACAGGCCACCATCATCCACAAGGAATGAGAGAGGGTAATAATACCACAGGCCACCATCATCCACAAGGAATGAGAGATGGTAATAATACCACAGGCCACCATCATCCACAAGGAATGAGAGATGGTACCTATACCACAGGCCACCATCATCCACAAGGAATGAGAGATGGTACTAATACCACAGGCCACCATCATCCACAAGGAATGAGAGAGGGTAATAATACCACAGGCCACCATCATCCACAAGGAATGAGAGATGGTACTAATATCACAGGCCACCATCATCCACAAGGAATGAGAGCTGGTACCTATACCACAGGCCACCATCATCCACAAGGAATGAGAGATGGTACTAATATCACAGGCCACCATCATCCACAAGGAATGAGAGATGGTAATAATACCACAGGCCACCATCATCCACAAGGAATGAGAGAGGGTACTAATACCACAGGCCCACCATCATCCACAAGGAATGAGAGAGGGTAA